The Pirellulales bacterium genome includes a window with the following:
- a CDS encoding PEP-CTERM sorting domain-containing protein, whose translation MKRPYSVLSFFHPQCDTHSLLLTFLTITLTLSSGSSAAAAVITTTPLQVGGYLDGGLANNDPVHQNYFVGYGTVAGVRTPERRSFFWFHIPAFPGVIDDVTIKLENLASTSLVFGAGPDPHPEIHDMTEDFQLGATPVSPATMIDMGMSAAANQAVFDGMNDHPIADPYTFSMASMYTFPMTAEIHFNSLGIGLIDTHRGADIVLTGWMPTWSYDTRTDGMGHFLEGDELIFGLSDVGAMGGVPFPELAISFHVVPEPSAFISLAIGGALLGLRCRRFRRASH comes from the coding sequence ATGAAAAGACCGTATAGCGTCTTGTCGTTTTTCCATCCGCAATGCGACACCCACTCACTGCTGTTGACCTTCCTGACCATCACTCTGACTCTTTCCAGCGGCTCGTCCGCCGCGGCCGCCGTTATCACGACCACCCCACTTCAGGTTGGAGGATACCTCGACGGAGGATTGGCCAACAACGACCCGGTCCACCAAAACTACTTTGTGGGTTATGGGACGGTCGCCGGCGTGCGCACCCCTGAACGCCGAAGCTTCTTCTGGTTTCATATTCCGGCGTTTCCGGGAGTAATCGACGACGTCACCATCAAGCTCGAGAACCTGGCATCGACGAGTCTCGTGTTCGGGGCAGGTCCGGACCCGCACCCCGAGATCCATGACATGACGGAGGATTTTCAACTCGGAGCAACCCCCGTTTCCCCGGCGACGATGATCGACATGGGCATGAGTGCCGCGGCAAACCAAGCGGTCTTCGACGGCATGAATGACCATCCCATCGCCGATCCGTACACGTTTTCCATGGCTTCGATGTATACGTTTCCCATGACCGCCGAGATCCACTTCAACTCCTTGGGGATCGGCCTGATCGACACCCATCGTGGCGCCGACATCGTACTGACCGGATGGATGCCGACCTGGTCGTATGACACGCGCACCGATGGGATGGGGCACTTCCTTGAAGGCGACGAGTTGATTTTTGGTCTCTCCGACGTAGGAGCCATGGGCGGCGTTCCTTTCCCTGAACTGGCGATCTCGTTTCACGTCGTTCCTGAGCCGAGCGCGTTCATCTCTCTCGCGATCGGTGGCGCCCTTCTGGGGCTTCGCTGCAGGCGGTTCAGGCGCGCTTCGCACTAG